The Oncorhynchus tshawytscha isolate Ot180627B linkage group LG20, Otsh_v2.0, whole genome shotgun sequence genome has a window encoding:
- the LOC112220245 gene encoding alpha-2B adrenergic receptor: MAAAPKVTCLSAPGVNVITNLNLSVTTGSAPYYNQTALRIPPYSPEATALFAIAITLMMILTIVGNILVIIAVLTSRSLHGPQNLFLVSLAAADILVATLIIPFSLANELQGYWAFRSLWCEIYLALDVFFCTSSIAHLCAISLDRYLSISRPVSYGIQRTPAGIKAAIVVVWLLSAVISFPPLLSLDKSKGGVEVCELNNERWYILYSTIGSFFAPCLIMIGVYIRIYQIAKQHTRCLPGEKPNPNKTPGNMSSNPPSNPTHPSPGPVIIPQLKPLSQPQNHKGEGGKADRQSTDAVPLKSLPVSSPSSPPPQSETQAKSQPQTSLPNPVPTSPQPTSPTVALSLTLLSPDSQHEETHRQGEIQEEKHRDTPNDDSFSSGSKAETRGRRKGGRGGGKGTVKNNGGSKSGGAPLSSLTSHEAKNTVATPTGTVLVSDRPVKPQATPMSRRRAMVNREKRFTFVLAVVIGVFVICWFPFFFSYSLKAIFPETCLVPAPLFTFFFWIGYCNSCLNPVIYTIFNQDFRKAFKKILCRDTKGTFF, encoded by the coding sequence ATGGCTGCGGCCCCAAAAGTTACATGCCTGTCAGCGCCAGGGGTAAATGTGATTACCAACCTGAACCTCAGTGTCACCACCGGATCTGCCCCCTATTACAACCAGACAGCACTGCGAATCCCACCCTATTCCCCAGAGGCCACTGCGTTATTCGCAATCGCGATCACCCTCATGATGATCCTCACCATCGTCGGCAACATCTTGGTCATCATTGCAGTGCTGACCTCACGCTCACTCCATGGCCCACAGAACCTTTTCCTTGTCTCCCTGGCTGCAGCCGACATCCTAGTCGCTACCCTCATCATCCCCTTTTCACTGGCCAATGAGCTGCAGGGTTACTGGGCGTTCCGCTCACTGTGGTGTGAGATCTACCTGGCGTTGGACGTCTTCTTCTGCACGTCCTCCATTGCCCACCTGTGTGCCATCTCATTGGACCGCTACCTGTCCATCTCCCGGCCCGTGTCCTATGGCATCCAACGGACGCCAGCGGGCATCAAGGCGGCCATCGTGGTCGTCTGGCTTCTCTCGGCCgtcatctccttccctcctctcctctccctggatAAGAGcaagggaggggtggaggtgtgTGAGCTGAACAACGAGCGTTGGTATATTCTCTACTCCACCATTGGATCGTTCTTCGCCCCGTGTCTCATCATGATCGGGGTCTACATCAGGATCTACCAGATCGCCAAGCAACACACAAGATGTCTGCCAGGGGAGAAACCCAACCCTAACAAAACCCCTGGCAACATGTCTAGCAACCCTCCTAGCAACCCCACACATCCCTCACCGGGACCTGTCATCATCCCCCAACTCAAGCCTCTCAGCCAACCACAGAACCacaaaggggagggagggaaagcagACAGACAATCTACGGACGCCGTACCTCTGAAgagtctccctgtctcctccccctcgtctcctcctccccAGAGTGAGACCCAGGCCAAGAGTCAACCCCAGACGTCTTTACCAAATCCTGTCCCCACCTCACCCCAGCCTACCTCACCCACCGTagctctctccctcacactcctctctccagatAGCCAGCATGAGGAGACCCACAGACAGGGTGAGATACAGGAGGAGAAACATAGAGACACCCCCAATGATGACAGCTTCAGCTCTGGCTCCAAGGCAGAGACGAGGggaagaagaaagggagggagagggggagggaaagggacaGTTAAGAATAATGGAGGATCAAAGTCTGGAGGagcacctctctcttctctgacctCTCACGAGGCCAAAAATACTGTAGCCACCCCCACCGGTACAGTGCTGGTCTCTGATAGGCCGGTGAAGCCACAGGCCACTCCCATGTCTCGGCGCAGGGCCATGGTAAACCGAGAGAAGCGCTTCACGTTTGTCCTGGCCGTGGTGATCGGAGTGTTTGTCATCTGTTGGTTCCCTTTCTTCTTCTCCTACTCACTGAAGGCCATCTTTCCTGAGACCTGCTTGGTCCCTGCTCCCCTCTTCACGTTCTTCTTCTGGATCGGCTACTGCAACTCCTGTCTGAATCCGGTCATATACACCATCTTCAACCAGGACTTCAGGAAGGCCTTCAAGAAGATCCTCTGTAGGGACACCAAGGGGACGTTCTTCTAG